In Rhodothermales bacterium, the genomic window CGTCCTATACTCGCAAGGGTAATGCCCACCCAGAACGGGGCTTCTCCGTTCGTGGTTTCGTCACGTACGAGTTCCATCGCGGCCGCGTAACTGGCCATCGCGGCCTCGATGTCGCCCTGGGTGACGTGCTCGTCGCCGGCGTTGAGGTGCTGGTACGCGCGTTGGAGTCCGACGAGCCGCCGGAGCTCCGCGATCGGCTCGGGGTGGTCCTCGATGCGGAGGTCGAACACCCGGTCGAGCCACGGCTTGCCGGTCGATTCGGCGCGGACGACGACGAGCGCGGCGGACTGCTTCCCGCGGATGTCGCCGCCCTCGGCCTGCGCGGCTTCGAGCGCGGCGAGGAGGCGCTCGGCGAGGTCGCCCTCCGAGCGCTCGTAGGCCTCGGCCATCGCGTCCCACACCGTCGCGTTCTCCATCATGTTCGCCTGCACCGAGTAGCCATCGCCGGTGCGGTGGCCCGCCGCCGCGATGGCGTTGCTGCCGGTGTGGACAGCGACGTTGCCGTCCGCGTCTACGAACGCGACTTGCCGGACGGCCTCGCCCTCGTCCGTCGAGGTCAGCGCGTCAAGGGCCTGCTGCGCGCTCCGGCCCATCCGCATCAACTCCAGCCCGAGTGGGCCGTACGCCGGCTCCACGAACGACTGCGTGGCGACGGCTCCGACGCCGGCCTCGGCCCATGGAACGATGCTTCCGACCGAGAACCAGTGCGACTGCACGGCGACGCCGAGTTGCCCCGTCGCCGCGTCACGGGCGACGATGGAGTACGTCGCGACGGGCCGGCGGGGCGTGTCTGCCGGCACCGCCGGCTGCGCGAGAGCGGGAACCGTGCACAGCAACGCGAGGGCGGTGACGAGGGAGCGCATGAATGAGCACGGGGGGAGTACCATGGGGGAGTGCAAGGTAAGGAACGTGTCTCAATCCGAGACGGCTAACCTATCTCTTCGCCTTTTAGATCCATCGTTATGAAAGTCGCTCTCGTCCAGCAGCGCGCCACCTTCGGTCGTGAAGCTAACACAAACAAAGGTTTAGAGTCTGTTCGTCGTGCTGCGGCCGACGGAGCCGATCTGGTGTGCTTCGCCGAGCTCGCGTTCGAGCCCTTTTATCCGCAGCGTCGAGCTACACCGGGAGCGCTCGCCCTCGCCGAGCCCATCCCCGGCCCGACGATCGAAGCGTTCGCCGCCCTCGCGAAGGAGCTCGGCGTCGTCCTCGTCCTCAACCTGTTCGAGCGCGTTGACATGCCCGATGGGACGAGCCGGACGTTCGACGCCTCGCCGGTGATCGACGCGGACGGGACCCTCCTCGGTGTGACGCGGATGATCCACATCACCGATTACGACGGCTTCCACGAGCAGGGCTACTACACCCCCGGCGATCGCGGCGTGCCGGTCTACGACACCGCCGTCGGCCGCGTCGGCGTGGCGATCTGTTACGACCGGCACTACCCCGAGGTGATGCGGGCGCTTACGCTCGGCGGGGCCGACCTCGTCGTGGTGCCGCAGGCGGGGGCGGTGGGGGAGTGGCCCGAGGGGCTTTACGAAGCGGAGATGCGCGTGGCCGCATTCCAGAACGGCTACTTCACGGCGCTCTGCAACCGCGTCGGGCCGGAGGAGCGGCTGACGTTCGCCGGCGAATCGTTCGTGTGTAACCCGGCCGGAGAGGTGATCGCGCGGGCGGGGACGGGGACCGAGGAGATCCTCTATG contains:
- a CDS encoding DUF1028 domain-containing protein, with the translated sequence MRSLVTALALLCTVPALAQPAVPADTPRRPVATYSIVARDAATGQLGVAVQSHWFSVGSIVPWAEAGVGAVATQSFVEPAYGPLGLELMRMGRSAQQALDALTSTDEGEAVRQVAFVDADGNVAVHTGSNAIAAAGHRTGDGYSVQANMMENATVWDAMAEAYERSEGDLAERLLAALEAAQAEGGDIRGKQSAALVVVRAESTGKPWLDRVFDLRIEDHPEPIAELRRLVGLQRAYQHLNAGDEHVTQGDIEAAMASYAAAMELVRDETTNGEAPFWVGITLASIGRVEEALPYLARAYAQDVRWAELVARLPAAGLLPDDAGLLQRLVVRMKAPEE
- a CDS encoding nitrilase-related carbon-nitrogen hydrolase, with protein sequence MKVALVQQRATFGREANTNKGLESVRRAAADGADLVCFAELAFEPFYPQRRATPGALALAEPIPGPTIEAFAALAKELGVVLVLNLFERVDMPDGTSRTFDASPVIDADGTLLGVTRMIHITDYDGFHEQGYYTPGDRGVPVYDTAVGRVGVAICYDRHYPEVMRALTLGGADLVVVPQAGAVGEWPEGLYEAEMRVAAFQNGYFTALCNRVGPEERLTFAGESFVCNPAGEVIARAGTGTEEILYADLNLAEVERSHARRLFLRDRRPELYAGWLAG